One Primulina huaijiensis isolate GDHJ02 chromosome 5, ASM1229523v2, whole genome shotgun sequence DNA segment encodes these proteins:
- the LOC140976603 gene encoding arginyl-tRNA--protein transferase 1-like isoform X2 — MADAKKLRSEGSTSGSGGNSGRGESVVVDVGRRKSTCGYCKSGARTSISHALLDRGWRRSGCFLYKPEMEKTCCPSYTIRLKASDFIPSKEQIRVSKRMQRFLDGKLEVKNSVELIGETEASEGSCCSLHISNKSFDATDSMKVDCKGKEKAHLFIDSLSSEIDHAVQLCMENGELSSDFQLPKASVKRVAPAKRKLQAVMLEDLIFSCNIAFQIAATLRRTRKDVEVVKSSEHGSGVKRDSSELSPMTIAEILVSHLEQQAESFGLSIRACNGHINFYSATGQVCFDQEIGRGTMSKKPSAADEGNNRHSKKCCGAPQGQRLRFEILLKRSSFDYEEYSLYKKYQLRVHNDTLDHVTESSYKRFLVDTPLVHVSLNGNGAAPPCGFGSFHQQYVLDGKLIAVGVIDILPNCLSSKYLFWDPDLAFLSLGKYSALEEIRWINENQMHCPSLQYYYLGYYIHSCSKMRYKAAYRPSELLCPLLYQWVPYDVVKPLLDRRKYVPLSDFSALQNEDSSLPDVFDNITEEQQKDFVQDASSDAFANEDEMAELDSEDSEYEADSEAIGATSVESENADLSDLVIGLRGARLRYENIRHAFDSTQRKLLEAQLQRYVRIVGTELSKQMVYSLG; from the exons ATGGCGGATGCGAAGAAACTGAGAAGCGAAGGTAGCACTAGCGGCAGTGGCGGAAATAGTGGGAGAGGTGAAAGCGTCGTGGTGGATGTGGGCCGCCGTAAAAGCACCTGTGGATACTGTAAATCTGGTGCACGTACCAGTATTTCTCACG CACTCCTCGACAGAGGCTGGAGACGATCTGGCTGTTTTTTGTACAAGCCGGAGATGGAGAAAACATGTTGCCCCTCTTATACCATCCGTCTTAAGGCCAGCGACTTTATTCCTTCCAAAGAGCAAATTCGAGTATCAAAAAGAATGCAAAG GTTTCTTGATGGCAAACTAGAGGTGAAAAATTCAGTTGAGTTAATTGGTGAGACAGAAGCTTCTGAGGGATCTTGCTGTAGTTTACATATCTCGAATAAAAGTTTTGATGCAACGGATTCAATGAAAGTTGATTGTAAAGGTAAGGAGAAGGCCCATCTGTTTATAGATTCCTTATCAAGTGAGATTGATCATGCGGTACAGTTATGCATGGAGAATGGGGAGCTTTCCTCTGATTTCCAGTTGCCAAAGGCATCTGTCAAAAGAGTTGCTCCTGCTAAAAGAAAGTTGCAAGCAGTCATGCTCGAAGATCTCATATTCTCCTGCAATATTGCCTTCCAGATTGCAGCTACTTTAAGACGGACGAGGAAGGATGTGGAGGTTGTGAAGTCATCTGAACATGGCTCGGGGGTAAAGAGAGATTCATCCGAGCTCTCTCCCATGACGATTGCAGAAATTTTGGTGAGCCATTTAGAGCAGCAGGCAGAATCTTTTGGTTTGTCTATCAGAGCTTGTAATGGACATATCAATTTCTATTCCGCTACAGGACAAGTTTGTTTCGACCAAGAAATAGGAAGGGGTACAATGTCAAAAAAACCTTCTGCAGCTGACGAAGGTAATAACAGGCATTCAAAGAAATGCTGTGGAGCACCTCAGGGTCAAAGACTGAGGTTTGAAATTCTGTTGAAAAGGTCTAGCTTTGATTATGAAGAATATTccttgtataaaaaatatcagCTTAGAGTGCATAATGACACCCTTGATCATGTCACTGAAAGCTCATACAAGAGATTTTTGGTTGATACCCCCTTGGTACATGTTTCACTAAATGGCAATGGTGCGGCACCTCCATGTGGTTTCGGTTCTTTCCATCAGCAGTATGTCTTAGATGGGAAGCTAATTGCAGTAGGTGTCATTGATATACTCCCAAATTGTTTGTCgagcaaatatttattttgggaCCCTGACCTCGCCTTTCTGTCACTTGGTAAGTACTCTGCTTTAGAAGAAATCAGGTGGATTAATGAGAATCAAATGCATTGTCCAAGTCTCCAGTATTATTATCTGGGGTATTACATTCACTCATGCAGCAAGATGAGATACAAAGCTGCATATCGGCCATCTGAGCTTCTATGCCCTCTTCTATACCA GTGGGTTCCATATGATGTTGTGAAGCCGTTACTTGATAGAAGAAAATATGTCCCGTTGTCTGATTTTTCTGCTTTACAAAATGAAGATTCATCGCTGCCAGATGTTTTTGATAATATCACGGAAGAGCAACAAAAGGACTTTGTCCAAGACGCCTCAAGCGATGCTTTTGCGAACGAGGACGAAATGGCTGAATTGGACTCAGAAGATTCTGAGTATGAAGCAGACTCAGAAGCTATTGGTGCAACTTCAGTGGAATCGGAAAATGCCGACCTCAGTGATTTGGTTATTGGATTGAGGGGAGCTCGTCTGAGATACGAG AACATACGGCATGCATTTGATTCTACTCAGAGGAAGTTACTGGAAGCCCAGCTGCAGAGATATGTTCGCATTGTGGGCACAGAACTTTCCAAGCAAATGGTTTACTCTCTGGGATGA
- the LOC140976603 gene encoding arginyl-tRNA--protein transferase 2-like isoform X1, which yields MADAKKLRSEGSTSGSGGNSGRGESVVVDVGRRKSTCGYCKSGARTSISHGLWAHSLTVDDYQALLDRGWRRSGCFLYKPEMEKTCCPSYTIRLKASDFIPSKEQIRVSKRMQRFLDGKLEVKNSVELIGETEASEGSCCSLHISNKSFDATDSMKVDCKGKEKAHLFIDSLSSEIDHAVQLCMENGELSSDFQLPKASVKRVAPAKRKLQAVMLEDLIFSCNIAFQIAATLRRTRKDVEVVKSSEHGSGVKRDSSELSPMTIAEILVSHLEQQAESFGLSIRACNGHINFYSATGQVCFDQEIGRGTMSKKPSAADEGNNRHSKKCCGAPQGQRLRFEILLKRSSFDYEEYSLYKKYQLRVHNDTLDHVTESSYKRFLVDTPLVHVSLNGNGAAPPCGFGSFHQQYVLDGKLIAVGVIDILPNCLSSKYLFWDPDLAFLSLGKYSALEEIRWINENQMHCPSLQYYYLGYYIHSCSKMRYKAAYRPSELLCPLLYQWVPYDVVKPLLDRRKYVPLSDFSALQNEDSSLPDVFDNITEEQQKDFVQDASSDAFANEDEMAELDSEDSEYEADSEAIGATSVESENADLSDLVIGLRGARLRYENIRHAFDSTQRKLLEAQLQRYVRIVGTELSKQMVYSLG from the exons ATGGCGGATGCGAAGAAACTGAGAAGCGAAGGTAGCACTAGCGGCAGTGGCGGAAATAGTGGGAGAGGTGAAAGCGTCGTGGTGGATGTGGGCCGCCGTAAAAGCACCTGTGGATACTGTAAATCTGGTGCACGTACCAGTATTTCTCACG GACTTTGGGCACATAGTCTAACGGTTGATGACTATCAAG CACTCCTCGACAGAGGCTGGAGACGATCTGGCTGTTTTTTGTACAAGCCGGAGATGGAGAAAACATGTTGCCCCTCTTATACCATCCGTCTTAAGGCCAGCGACTTTATTCCTTCCAAAGAGCAAATTCGAGTATCAAAAAGAATGCAAAG GTTTCTTGATGGCAAACTAGAGGTGAAAAATTCAGTTGAGTTAATTGGTGAGACAGAAGCTTCTGAGGGATCTTGCTGTAGTTTACATATCTCGAATAAAAGTTTTGATGCAACGGATTCAATGAAAGTTGATTGTAAAGGTAAGGAGAAGGCCCATCTGTTTATAGATTCCTTATCAAGTGAGATTGATCATGCGGTACAGTTATGCATGGAGAATGGGGAGCTTTCCTCTGATTTCCAGTTGCCAAAGGCATCTGTCAAAAGAGTTGCTCCTGCTAAAAGAAAGTTGCAAGCAGTCATGCTCGAAGATCTCATATTCTCCTGCAATATTGCCTTCCAGATTGCAGCTACTTTAAGACGGACGAGGAAGGATGTGGAGGTTGTGAAGTCATCTGAACATGGCTCGGGGGTAAAGAGAGATTCATCCGAGCTCTCTCCCATGACGATTGCAGAAATTTTGGTGAGCCATTTAGAGCAGCAGGCAGAATCTTTTGGTTTGTCTATCAGAGCTTGTAATGGACATATCAATTTCTATTCCGCTACAGGACAAGTTTGTTTCGACCAAGAAATAGGAAGGGGTACAATGTCAAAAAAACCTTCTGCAGCTGACGAAGGTAATAACAGGCATTCAAAGAAATGCTGTGGAGCACCTCAGGGTCAAAGACTGAGGTTTGAAATTCTGTTGAAAAGGTCTAGCTTTGATTATGAAGAATATTccttgtataaaaaatatcagCTTAGAGTGCATAATGACACCCTTGATCATGTCACTGAAAGCTCATACAAGAGATTTTTGGTTGATACCCCCTTGGTACATGTTTCACTAAATGGCAATGGTGCGGCACCTCCATGTGGTTTCGGTTCTTTCCATCAGCAGTATGTCTTAGATGGGAAGCTAATTGCAGTAGGTGTCATTGATATACTCCCAAATTGTTTGTCgagcaaatatttattttgggaCCCTGACCTCGCCTTTCTGTCACTTGGTAAGTACTCTGCTTTAGAAGAAATCAGGTGGATTAATGAGAATCAAATGCATTGTCCAAGTCTCCAGTATTATTATCTGGGGTATTACATTCACTCATGCAGCAAGATGAGATACAAAGCTGCATATCGGCCATCTGAGCTTCTATGCCCTCTTCTATACCA GTGGGTTCCATATGATGTTGTGAAGCCGTTACTTGATAGAAGAAAATATGTCCCGTTGTCTGATTTTTCTGCTTTACAAAATGAAGATTCATCGCTGCCAGATGTTTTTGATAATATCACGGAAGAGCAACAAAAGGACTTTGTCCAAGACGCCTCAAGCGATGCTTTTGCGAACGAGGACGAAATGGCTGAATTGGACTCAGAAGATTCTGAGTATGAAGCAGACTCAGAAGCTATTGGTGCAACTTCAGTGGAATCGGAAAATGCCGACCTCAGTGATTTGGTTATTGGATTGAGGGGAGCTCGTCTGAGATACGAG AACATACGGCATGCATTTGATTCTACTCAGAGGAAGTTACTGGAAGCCCAGCTGCAGAGATATGTTCGCATTGTGGGCACAGAACTTTCCAAGCAAATGGTTTACTCTCTGGGATGA
- the LOC140976605 gene encoding protein yippee-like isoform X1, with amino-acid sequence MGRVFVVFLEGKIYSCKHCGTHLALSEDIMSKSFHCRHGKAYLFDKVVNVTFGEREERMMTTGMHIAADIFCVLCGSLVGWNYETAQEKSQKYKEGKSVLERFKICGPNGSRYWVGHDVHSGGSDADDV; translated from the exons ATGGGGAGGGTGTTTGTTGtatttcttgaaggaaagatcTACAGTTGCAAGCACTGTGGGACACATCTTGCTCTCAGTGAAGACATCATGTCCAAG TCTTTCCACTGTCGGCATGGGAAGGCTTATCTCTTCGATAAGGT AGTAAATGTAACATTTGGGGAGAGAGAAGAAAGGATGATGACAACTGGAATGCACATAGCTGCTGATATCTTCTGTGTCCTATGTGGTTCACTTGTTGGATGGAACTAT GAAACTGCTCAAGAAAAGAGTCAAAAGTACAAAGAAGGCAAATCTGTTCTTGAACG GTTCAAGATTTGTGGCCCCAATGGAAGTAGATACTGGGTCGGCCATGACGTACACAGTGGAGGAAGCGACGCAGATGATGTGTGA
- the LOC140976605 gene encoding protein yippee-like isoform X2 has translation MFCIVVLCFSLSTVGMGRLISSIRVNVTFGEREERMMTTGMHIAADIFCVLCGSLVGWNYETAQEKSQKYKEGKSVLERFKICGPNGSRYWVGHDVHSGGSDADDV, from the exons ATGTTTTGCATTGTGGTTCTTTGCTTCAGTCTTTCCACTGTCGGCATGGGAAGGCTTATCTCTTCGATAAG AGTAAATGTAACATTTGGGGAGAGAGAAGAAAGGATGATGACAACTGGAATGCACATAGCTGCTGATATCTTCTGTGTCCTATGTGGTTCACTTGTTGGATGGAACTAT GAAACTGCTCAAGAAAAGAGTCAAAAGTACAAAGAAGGCAAATCTGTTCTTGAACG GTTCAAGATTTGTGGCCCCAATGGAAGTAGATACTGGGTCGGCCATGACGTACACAGTGGAGGAAGCGACGCAGATGATGTGTGA